Proteins encoded together in one Telopea speciosissima isolate NSW1024214 ecotype Mountain lineage chromosome 6, Tspe_v1, whole genome shotgun sequence window:
- the LOC122664495 gene encoding uncharacterized protein LOC122664495, producing the protein MGYTIAKQIGTSCSVHDGDAKMKEVKLKTHRAQFECLKMTDDETIEAYMLRVNEVVNAIRGLGEEIKDPVIVKKVLRSLPPRFDSKVSSIEEAKDLDTFSMDELHGSLSTFKMQIDRPKATDKTTAFKAQKKKQIEPKSDEDDIDVDSDDGETNFVRKLKRGKGKYKGKLPFKCFNFGGVGHFAAKCPHKGKDADEEPKQFKKKKTFFKKGKSKSKGLISKHQNSTSDDSSEDESNDDTTDESLFMVLSDITKKSNEHPTTGSDNDEEEAEVDLEGEHIAALDGLKTECKSHKKTTKQLMKAEKKILEMKVQIEEFKKVVDELETQLSLKSGDYCKLEEEVVMLRNKVDKSIESTPSVIDPQTDKLDEILS; encoded by the coding sequence ATGGGCTATACCATTGCCAAACAAATTGGGACAAGCTGTAGTGTTCATGATGGCGACGCCAAGATGAAAGAAGTAAAGCTAAAAACTCATAGAGCCCAGTTCGAGTGCCTAAAGATGACTGATGATGAAACTATCGAGGCTTATATGTTGAGGGTTAATGAGGTAGTCAACGCCATTAGAGGACTTggggaagaaatcaaagaccCTGTGATTGTAAAGAAAGTGTTAAGATCATTGCCACCCCGGTTCGATTCGAAGGTGTCTTCCATTGAAGAAGCAAAGGATCTTGATACATTTAGCATGGATGAACTGCATGGTTCCCTTTCAACATTCAAGATGCAAATTGACAGGCCTAAAGCTACTGACAAGACAACTGCATTCAAGGCTCAAAAGAAAAAGCAGATTGAGCCCAAGTCTGATGAAGATGATATTGATGTTGATAGTGATGATGGTGAAACGAACTTCGTCAGAAAACTGAAGCGAGGCAAAGGTAAGTATAAAGGTAAATTACCATTTAAGtgcttcaattttggaggtgTTGGTCACTTTGCTGCCAAGTGTCCACATAAGGGCAAAGATGCTGATGAAGAACCCAAgcaattcaaaaagaaaaaaacattctTCAAGAAAGGGAAATCGAAGAGTAAGGGACTCATTTCCAAGCACCAAAATAGCACTTCAGATGACAGTTCTGAAGATGAGTCAAATGATGATACTACAGATGAGTCACTATTCATGGTACTAAGTGATATTACTAAGAAGTCTAATGAGCACCCCACCACTGGTTCTGacaatgatgaggaggaggcTGAGGTAGACTTAGAAGGAGAGCATATTGCAGCTCTTGATGGGCTAAAGACTGAATGCAAAAGCCATAAGAAGACTACAAAGCAACTCATGAAAGCTGAGAAGAAAATACTTGAGATGAAGGTTCAGATTGAAGAGTTCAAGAAGGTTGTTGATGAGCTTGAAACTCAACTCTCCCTTAAGTCTGGTGATTACTGCAAGCTCGAGGAAGAGGTTGTTATGCTTAGAAACAAAGTGGACAAATCTATTGAGAGCACTCCTTCAGTCATTGATCCTCAAACAGACAAACTTGATGAGATATTGAGCTAG